The following nucleotide sequence is from Bacteroidales bacterium.
GCCGGCTCCGTTGCAATTCCTATTGCCCTGAGTTTCGATCGGAAGGTTGCCTTTTACCGCAACTGGAAAGTTCTATTTCCGGCTACTTTCATCACTGCGATCATATTCATCATCTGGGATATTTATTTCACCCGTCACAACGTCTGGTGGTTTAACGAAGACTATGTTACCAGCTTTTTTATTGCCGGCCTGCCCGTTGAAGAATGGTTATTCTTTATCATTATCCCGTATTGCTGTATTTTTATTTATGAAGTTTCGAGGGCTTATATCAAAAGAGACTGGAAGCGATTTATCATACCGCTGAATATCATCCTGTTCATATTTTTCCTTACAGTGACGGTCCTTAATTTCAACCGGACTTACACTGCAGTGAACTTCGGTATCGCGACCCTGCTGATCGGGCTTCAGTTCTTATTAAAAACCCATAAAACATATCTTTTTCATTTTTATATCGCATACGCGTTAAGCATCATCCCTTTCCTGCTGGTGAACGGCGTTCTGACAAGCTTTCCAGTTGTAGGGTATAACGATGAAGAAAACCTGGCGATCAGGCTTTACACCATACCCGTGGAGGACTTCGCTTACCTGGTGAATTTACTGCTGATGAATTTAAATCTTTATGAATTTTTTAAATCGTTACATCGTTAAATCGTTAAATCAAAAAAAGGCCACCGTTTCTGGTAGCCTTTAGGGTTTCGTCTGTTTTAAAAGCCTTGATATGATCAAATCATACCGGTTTTAAAGCATTACAAAATACCCTGGTCGATCATGGCGTTGGCAACTTTAAGGAAGCCGGCCACATTAGCGCCTTTCACATAGTTGATATAGCCGTCCGGCTCTGTACCGTATTTTACGCAGGAAGCATGGATATCACGCATGATCTGTTGCAGCCTGGCATCTACTTCATTTTTAGGCCAACCAAGTTTCATAGAGTTCTGCGACATTTCGAGGCCGGAAGTAGCAACACCGCCGGCATTGACAGCCTTCCCGGGTCCGAAAAGAAGTTTATTTTCCTGAAATATTTCGACTGCTTCCGGTGTGGAAGGCATATTAGCGCCTTCAGCAACACAGACACATCCATTCTTCGCGAGGTTGCGGGCATCTTCTGCATTTACTTCATTCTGGGTAGCGCATGGTAGGGCAACATCGCATTTGACTTCCCACGGATGCTTGCCTTGGTGGAACTGAGCGCTGGGGAATTCATAAGAGAAGGGTTTCACAATATCCTGGTTTGAAGCGCGAAGCTCGAGCAGGTAATCGATCTTTTCACCTGAGATACCGTCCGGGTCATAAATATAACCATCAGGACCGGAGATAGTGACAACCTTGCCGCCGAGTTGGTTAACCTTGCTGACAGCGCCCCAGGCCACGTTCCCGAAACCGGAAATACAAACTGTCTTCCCTTCGAAAGACATGCCACGGGTAGCAAGCATTTCCTGGGCAAAATACACTGCACCGAAACCGGTGGCTTCCGGACGGACCAGGCTGCCGCCCCAGTTCAAACCTTTGCCGGTCAAAACACCGGTATGCTCATGGGTGAGTTTTTTATACATACCGTAAAGAAATCCGATCTCCTTGGCTCCTACACCAATATCGCCGGCCGGCACATCGGTTTCAGGGCCGATAAG
It contains:
- the gdhA gene encoding NADP-specific glutamate dehydrogenase; this encodes MNLEKIMSDLEKKHPGEAEYLQAVREVLESIEEAVNENPQFEAAGIIDRIVEPDRILTFKVPWVDDQGKVHVNLGYRIQFNNAIGPFKGGLRFHPSVNLSILKFLGFEQIFKNALTTLPMGGGKGGSDFDPKGKSDAEIMRFCQAFMLELWKLIGPETDVPAGDIGVGAKEIGFLYGMYKKLTHEHTGVLTGKGLNWGGSLVRPEATGFGAVYFAQEMLATRGMSFEGKTVCISGFGNVAWGAVSKVNQLGGKVVTISGPDGYIYDPDGISGEKIDYLLELRASNQDIVKPFSYEFPSAQFHQGKHPWEVKCDVALPCATQNEVNAEDARNLAKNGCVCVAEGANMPSTPEAVEIFQENKLLFGPGKAVNAGGVATSGLEMSQNSMKLGWPKNEVDARLQQIMRDIHASCVKYGTEPDGYINYVKGANVAGFLKVANAMIDQGIL
- a CDS encoding lycopene cyclase domain-containing protein, whose translation is MEVQKFTYALLLAGSVAIPIALSFDRKVAFYRNWKVLFPATFITAIIFIIWDIYFTRHNVWWFNEDYVTSFFIAGLPVEEWLFFIIIPYCCIFIYEVSRAYIKRDWKRFIIPLNIILFIFFLTVTVLNFNRTYTAVNFGIATLLIGLQFLLKTHKTYLFHFYIAYALSIIPFLLVNGVLTSFPVVGYNDEENLAIRLYTIPVEDFAYLVNLLLMNLNLYEFFKSLHR